A portion of the Drosophila sechellia strain sech25 chromosome 2R, ASM438219v1, whole genome shotgun sequence genome contains these proteins:
- the LOC116800537 gene encoding protein clueless: protein MALETEAKNSNATATGDAKATATKASGKAKENNNTAGGKKNLNPNSNQQNSNQNLVNGNGTAADGPAAKKKGKKNRNKSPPEPTTEAALSNGHVEKPTAVDAVEDNADANANVEKPQDGGAPDAEADGDDIDLDALQDIGITVNISSPGADLLCVQLSSMELVQEIHQLLMDREETCHRTCFSLQLDNVTLDNFAELKAISNLEQGSTIKVVEEPYTMREARIHVRHVRDLLKNLDPADAYNGIDCTSLTYLNTITQGDLLDKKRTRPDSVDCTPPEYVTPGVSDPPILPLHPNVKNAKGPQALKVLTTSAWNPPPGPRKLHGDLMYLYVVTMEDKRFHISACSKGFYINQSTDDTFNPKPDNPSHLSHSLIDLLSHISPSFRRAFQTIQKRRTMRHAFERVATPYQVYQWASPILEHTVDAIRAEDAFSSKLGYEEHIPGQTRDWNEELQTTRELPRKTLPERLLRERAIFKVHGDFVTAATRGAMAVIDGNVLAINPGEDTKMQMFIWNNIFFSMGFDVRDHYKELGGDAAAFVAPRYDLHGVRVYNAVDIEGLYTLGTVVVDYRGYRVTAQSIIPGILEREQEQSVVYGSIDFGKTVLSHPKYLELLRQAGKHLKILPHVVLNERDEPVELCSSVECKGIIGNDGRHYILDLLRTFPPDVNFLKLQDVQLCKELVNMGFPIEHRHKLCCLRQELLEAFIEDRHVNFIRIAAAHLQQLTTIKQSEKSEANPAPALEGAEAAIKVNGAEKPDDKDKKTEDTEKKDRSTSGETRTAAMVNAIREAQCNVASSNEVQASEVVKRACAAVGSLKEKEFDFRFNPDVFSPGIRHVDGEEGTVSSLAKQKVLVQEAAQFLVLTQIPAFIKEHMSHSSSPIDGQSLTESLHSHGINVRYLGKVIKILKDMPRMDYLHRIAVLELIVRATKHIYYTYMQNTEPLHLSAAISHFLNCLLTNGPVNPAVSSEEAHKKRGNGGKHNKHKSSKGGKGQQQQQATGNQNGSSSGSSNGSSASDWTLMTPRSLWQQIRKEAKVYWDWELDCDSIETAVSKFGIQRISLMRAFCLKVGIQVLLREYNFESKHKPTFGDDDIVNVFPIVKHISPRATDAYNFYTTGQAKIQQGLFKEGYELISGALNLLNNVFGALHQENGSCLRMLARLSYLLGDAQDALAIQQRAVIMSERVNGMDHPSTILEYTHLSLYSFANGHVGMSLKLLYRARYLMVLICGEDHPEVALIDSNISLILHALGEYELSLRFIEHALKLNLKYFGDKDMHVALSYHLMARTQSCMGDFRSALNNEKETYSFYKSQFGENHEKTRDSAECLRLLTQQAVLLQRKMNDIYSSGKLTSDLPPIHITPPSMGSVLDMLNTINGILFVKISRKDIVKVRSEIEKHFKTDSTENEVDDAINSIVAAANNNGEVEDSVPKDVKEQPEACKQLTNGDKAAATEATSS from the exons GCAAGAAGAACCGCAACAAAAGCCCACCTGAACCCACAACCGAAGCCGCTCTGAGCAACGGACACGTCGAGAAGCCCACAGCGGTGGATGCAGTTGAGGACAATGCcgatgccaatgccaatgTTGAGAAACCGCAGGATGGAGGAGCACCGGATGCTGAGGCTGATGGTGATGACATTGACCTGGACGCCCTGCAGGACATTGGCATCACGGTGAACATCAGCAGTCCCGGCGCCGATCTGCTTTGCGTGCAGCTGTCTAGCATGGAGCTGGTGCAGGAAATCCACCAGCTGCTGATGGACCGCGAGGAGACGTGCCATCGTACATGCTTCTCGCTGCAGCTGGACAACGTGACGCTCGACAATTTCGCCGAGCTCAAGGCAATCAGTAACCTGGAGCAGGGCTCGACCATCAAGGTGGTAGAGGAGCCGTACACCATGCGAGAGGCCCGTATCCATGTGCGCCATGTCCGTGATCTTCTCAAAAACCTTGACCCGGCCGACGCCTACAATGGCATTGACTGTACTTCGCTGACCTACTTAAACACGATCACTCAGGGTGATTTGTTGGACAAGAAGAGGACGCGACCGGACTCTGTGGATTGCACTCCGCCGGAGTATGTGACTCCGGGTGTAAGTGATCCGCCAATTCTGCCATTGCATCCAAATGTGAAGAACGCCAAGGGACCGCAGGCTCTCAAGGTACTGACGACATCCGCCTGGAACCCGCCACCCGGTCCTCGCAAGCTGCATGGTGACCTCATGTATCTGTACGTTGTCACCATGGAGGATAAACGATTCCACATCTCAGCCTGTTCCAAGGGCTTCTACATCAACCAGTCGACAGACGACACCTTTAACCCGAAGCCCGACAATCCCAGCCACCTCAGCCACTCGCTGATCGATCTGCTTTCCCACATATCACCATCGTTCCGACGTGCCTTCCAGACCATCCAGAAGCGACGCACCATGCGTCATGCATTCGAGCGGGTAGCCACGCCCTATCAAGTGTACCAGTGGGCATCTCCCATCCTGGAGCACACAGTGGACGCTATTCGCGCCGAGGATGCATTCAGCTCAAAATTGGG CTACGAAGAGCACATCCCCGGACAGACACGCGACTGGAACGAAGAGCTGCAGACGACGCGGGAACTGCCACGTAAGACACTGCCGGAGCGCTTGCTGCGCGAGCGCGCCATCTTCAAGGTGCACGGAGACTTCGTGACTGCCGCCACAAGGGGCGCCATGGCCGTTATCGACGGCAATGTGCTGGCCATTAATCCCGGCGAGGACACCAAGATGCAAATGTTCATTTGGAACAATATCTTCTTCTCGATGGGTTTCGACGTAAGAGACCATTACAAGGAACTGGGCGGCGATGCAGCCGCCTTTGTTGCCCCTCGATACGATCTGCACGGCGTGCGTGTCTACAATGCCGTTGATATTGAAGGATTATACACCCTGGGAACCGTCGTAGTTGATTATCGCGGCTACCGTGTTACCGCCCAATCTATTATTCCCGGAATTCTGGagcgggagcaggagcaaAGCGTCGTCTACGGCTCCATTGACTTTGGAAAGACGGTGCTCAGCCATCCCAAGTACTTGGAGCTTCTTAGACAAGCCGGTAAGCATCTGAAGATCTTGCCACACGTAGTGCTTAACGAGCGGGATGAACCCGTGGAGTTGTGCTCCTCGGTAGAGTGCAAGGGCATTATTGGAAACGATGGCCGGCACTACATCCTTGACTTATTGCGCACGTTCCCGCCAGACGTGAACTTCCTGAAGCTTCAGGACGTGCAGCTGTGCAAGGAATTAGTTAATATGGGCTTCCCCATCGAGCACAGGCACAAGTTGTGCTGCCTGCGCCAAGAGCTGCTGGAAGCTTTTATCGAGGATCGACATGTTAACTTTATCCGAATTGCCGCTGCGCACCTTCAGCAGCTTACTACCATAAAGCAGTCTGAAAAATCGGAGGCGAATCCAGCTCCAGCCTTAGAAGGAGCAGAGGCGGCAATTAAAGTAAACGGAGCTGAAAAACCCGATGACAAGGACAAGAAAACCGAAGATACGGAGAAGAAGGATAGGTCCACTTCTGGCGAGACCAGGACCGCCGCCATGGTTAATGCCATTCGGGAGGCACAGTGCAACGTAGCTTCTTCGAATGAGGTGCAAGCTTCCGAGGTAGTTAAACGGGCTTGCGCCGCTGTTGGATCGCTGAAGGAGAAAGAGTTCGACTTCCGCTTCAACCCCGACGTATTCTCGCCCGGCATTCGTCACGTGGATGGCGAGGAGGGCACCGTCAGCTCGCTGGCCAAACAAAAGGTGCTCGTGCAGGAAGCAGCTCAGTTCCTCGTCCTTACGCAGATACCCGCCTTTATCAAGGAACATATGTCCCATTCATCGTCACCAATCGATGGCCAGAGTCTAACGGAATCCTTGCACAGTCACGGCATCAACGTGCGTTATTTGGGCAAggttattaaaattttaaaagataTGCCTCGCATGGATTACCTACATAGGATCGCTGTCCTCGAGCTGATCGTACGGGCCACCAAGCACATCTACTATACGTACATGCAGAATACAGAGCCGCTGCACCTCTCTGCCGCCATCAGCCACTTCCTCAACTGTCTGCTGACCAATGGACCCGTCAACCCGGCCGTGAGCAGCGAGGAGGCGCACAAGAAACGCGGGAACGGCGGTAAGCACAACAAGCACAAGTCCTCCAAGGGCGGTAAGggtcagcagcaacagcaggcgaCAGGCAATCAGAATGGCAGCTCGTCTGGCTCCTCCAATGGTTCATCCGCATCCGATTGGACTCTGATGACGCCCCGATCCCTGTGGCAGCAAATTCGTAAGGAGGCCAAGGTCTACTGGGACTGGGAATTGGACTGTGACTCGATTGAGACTGCGGTCTCCAAGTTCGGCATCCAGCGTATCAGTCTGATGCGCGCCTTCTGCTTGAAGGTTGGTATTCAGGTACTGCTGCGAGAGTACAACTTCGAGTCCAAGCACAAGCCAACCTTTGGCGACGACGACATCGTCAATGTGTTCCCAATTGTGAAGCACATTAGTCCCCGGGCAACCGACGCCTATAACTTCTACACCACGGGCCAGGCCAAGATCCAACAGGGCTTGTTTAAGGAGGGCTATGAACTAATCAGCGGAGCACTCAACCTGCTGAACAACGTATTTGGCGCATTGCACCAGGAAAACGGATCCTGCCTGCGCATGCTGGCCAGGCTCAGCTACCTTTTGGGCGATGCCCAAGATGCTCTAGCGATCCAACAGCGAGCAGTGATCATGAGCGAGCGGGTGAACGGCATGGACCACCCATCGACCATATTGGAATAC ACACACCTATCACTCTATTCGTTTGCTAACGGACACGTGGGAATGTCCCTTAAGCTGCTATACAGAGCTCGCTATTTGATGGTGCTCATCTGTGGTGAAGATCATCCGGAAGTGGCACTGATCGAT AGCAACATCAGTTTGATTTTGCATGCGCTGGGCGAATACGAGTTGTCGCTGCGTTTTATCGAGCATGCCCTCAAGCTGAACCTGAAATACTTTGGCGACAAGGATATGCACGTGGCCCTCAGCTATCACCTGATGGCCCGCACACAGTCCTGCATGGGCGACTTCCGCTCAGCGTTGAATAACGAGAAGGAAACGTACTCTTTCTACAAGTCTCAG TTTGGCGAGAACCACGAGAAGACCAGGGACTCGGCCGAGTGCCTGCGTCTCTTGACCCAGCAAGCTGTGCTGCTGCAGCGCAAGATGAACGATATCTATTCCAGTGGCAAACTGACCAGTGACCTGCCGCCCATCCACATCACACCACCGTCGATGGGCTCGGTCCTGGACATGTTGAACACCATCAATGGCATTCTGTTCGTAAAGATTAG CCGAAAAGACATTGTCAAGGTGCGCAGTGAAATTGAAAAGCATTTCAAGACCGATAGCACTGAGAACGAGGTGGATGATGCTATCAACTCCATTGTGGCTGCTGCTAACAACAATGGTGAAGTCGAGGATTCGGTCCCCAAGGATGTCAAGGAGCAGCCAGAAGCATGCAAGCAGCTAACAAATGGCGACAAGGCGGCAGCCACTGAGGCGACTTCAAGTTGA
- the LOC6609392 gene encoding ubiquitin carboxyl-terminal hydrolase calypso, whose protein sequence is MNAAGGGSGAQAAGVAAGNISLSHNALLSTASGATTMPMAQLADGWLELESDPGLFTLLLKDFGCHDVQVEEVYDLQKPIESPYGFIFLFRWIEERRARRKIVETTAEIFVKDEEAISSIFFAQQVVPNSCATHALLSVLLNCNENNLQLGDTLSRLKTHTKGMSPENKGLAIGNTPELACAHNSHAMPQARRRLERTGAGVSSCRFTGEAFHFVSFVPINGQLFELDGLKPYPMNHGGWEDSEDWTDKFRRVMAERLGIATGEQDIRFNLMAVVPDRRIAITHKLKMLRTNQAIVSGTLQKLLKADEQGESGNGDSQRPDTPTTLLEPSAFTARDLQSLLKNLDTEIAINEQHLTDENDRRHMFKVDASRRTHNYDKFICTFLSMLAHQGVLGELVSQHLLPSKKVSGQGAANRISKQSNTASAGGSTTGASASTPKTQQQQAAAAKNGKSPSKTPGRRRKGRNKCRKRK, encoded by the exons ATgaacgctgctggaggagGTAGTGGCGCCCAGGCGGCCGGAGTTGCGGCAGGCAACATCAGTCTCAGCCACAATGCGCTACTTTCCACGGCTTCAGGAGCTACGACCATGCCTATGGCCCAACTGGCGGACGGTTGGTTGGAGCTGGAGTCCGACCCAGGTCTCTTCACACTACTTCTCAAGGATTTTGGCT GTCACGATGTACAGGTGGAGGAGGTGTACGACCTACAGAAACCCATCGAGAGTCCATATGGCTTCATATTTCTCTTCCGCTGGATCGAAGAGCGACGTGCCAGACGCAAAATTGTGGAGACAACAGCTGAGATATTCGTCAAGGATGAGGAGGCCATTTCCAGCATTTTCTTCGCCCAGCAGGTAGTCCCCAATAGCTGTGCCACACACGCCTTGCTTTCGGTGCTCCTGAACTGCAACGAGAACAATCTTCAGCTGGGCGACACCCTGAGTCGACTAAAAACTCACACCAAAGGCATGAGTCCGGAGAATAAGGGACTGGCTATTGGCAACACTCCGGAGCTGGCTTGCGCGCACAACTCCCATGCAATGCCGCAGGCTCGGCGCCGACTGGAACGGACAGGAGCTGGCGTCTCAAGCTGCCGCTTCACCGGTGAGGCGTTTCACTTCGTTAGCTTTGTGCCTATTAATGGACAACTTTTTGAGCTGGATGGCTTGAAACCGTATCCCATGAATCACGGCGGTTGGGAGGATAGCGAGGATTGGACAGATAAGTTCCGACGTGTGATGGCTGAGCGACTGGGAATAGCGACCGGCGAACAGGACATACGCTTCAATCTCATGGCCGTTGTGCCAGACAGGCGGATTGCCATAACACATAAACTTAAGATGCTGCGCACCAACCAAGCAATCGTGTCCGGGACACTGCAGAAGCTTCTAAAGGCCGACGAGCAGGGCGAATCGGGTAACGGAGACTCACAACGTCCGGACACACCCACCACATTATTGGAGCCGAGTGCTTTCACCGCACGTGATCTGCAATCGCTTCTCAAGAACCTGGACACGGAAATAGCCATCAATGAGCAGCACCTGACCGACGAAAACGATCGGAGGCACATGTTTAAGGTGGACGCCAGTCGACGCACTCACAACTACGATAAGTTCATCTGCACTTTCCTCTCTATGCTGGCCCACCAGGGCGTCCTAGGCGAGCTGGTTAGCCAGCATTTGCTTCCATCGAAGAAGGTCAGTGGTCAGGGTGCAGCCAATCGGATCAGCAAGCAGAGCAACACCGCGAGTGCGGGCGGAAGCACCACAGGAGCCAGTGCATCTACGCCCAAGACTCAGCAACAGCAGGCTGCGGCCGCTAAGAATGGCAAGTCGCCAAGCAAAACGCCAGGCAGGAGGCGGAAGGGACGCAACAAGTGCAGAAAACGGAAGTAG
- the LOC6609391 gene encoding uncharacterized protein LOC6609391 isoform X1, with amino-acid sequence MVRPTLVALAKRVPLIHFRKGGAGVPGAQTANQKASSQAAGGRKLAGGPAIEDYELPARFARKPIDAEEAAYINNGGIPK; translated from the exons ATGGTTCGACCAACACTAGTTGCGCTGGCTAAGCGCGTACCGCTCATACACTTCCGCAAGGGTGGAGCAGGAGTGCCGGGCGCCCAGACAGCAAACCAGAAGGCAAGTTCCCAGGCAGCAGGAGGCAGAAAG TTGGCCGGTGGACCAGCAATTGAGGACTACGAGCTGCCGGCACGTTTTGCCCGCAAGCCAATTGATGCCGAAGAGGCGGCGTACATCAATAATGGGGGTATTCCAAAGTGA
- the LOC6609391 gene encoding uncharacterized protein LOC6609391 isoform X2 — protein sequence MVRPTLVALAKRVPLIHFRKGGAGVPGAQTANQKLAGGPAIEDYELPARFARKPIDAEEAAYINNGGIPK from the exons ATGGTTCGACCAACACTAGTTGCGCTGGCTAAGCGCGTACCGCTCATACACTTCCGCAAGGGTGGAGCAGGAGTGCCGGGCGCCCAGACAGCAAACCAGAAG TTGGCCGGTGGACCAGCAATTGAGGACTACGAGCTGCCGGCACGTTTTGCCCGCAAGCCAATTGATGCCGAAGAGGCGGCGTACATCAATAATGGGGGTATTCCAAAGTGA
- the LOC6609393 gene encoding uncharacterized protein LOC6609393, whose amino-acid sequence MGVSMPVNCANKDCLGLRKRVCGLHQTWKWLHQTPDLHEYLISASSVAANTSRTTKNATV is encoded by the coding sequence ATGGGTGTGAGTATGCCAGTGAACTGTGCCAACAAGGACTGCCTGGGTCTCCGTAAGCGTGTCTGTGGTCTGCATCAAACCTGGAAGTGGCTGCATCAGACGCCCGACCTGCACGAATACCTCATCTCGGCCAGCTCCGTGGCTGCAAACACATCCCGAACCACTAAGAACGCCACAGTCTAA
- the LOC6609394 gene encoding lipoyltransferase 1, mitochondrial, with product MSMLLRRNSSQLRLLLSSAAQATRLASSGVEPPSAGQQEIRKQRRQPPPVVPDSEIKKSVFISQSSDVFTNLALEDWLYKNFDFSRHHVLLLWANDPCVVIGRHQNPFTEANVSRLVERGITLARRNSGGGAVYHDLGNLNCTFFSPRERYDRKYNLNIVTRALFREWAIKAEINERDDIVVMNKKISGTAAKLGHPNSYHHCTILASANKLHLGESLVREPVNYISKATASVPSPIRNLVDVNRTVNVAQLRSAVGYEYLRTAATTLEDGGSKQTMQQRGFQLVNPTEKWFPGIEELRSNYSSWDWVIGKTPKFTVQKELEVKGDEQDMKLKLSVEVEAGLMKEIGIQLPQSDQLVPVVTPLQGKPYNEENLNGILGALKLVSASNVKQAINGSA from the exons ATGAGCATGCTGTTGCGACGCAATTCCAGCCAGCTGCGGCTGCTCCTCTCCTCCGCCGCTCAGGCCACGCGCCTGGCATCCAGCGGAGTGGAGCCACCATCTGCTGGACAGCAGGAGATTAGGAAGCAGAGACGCCAGCCACCGCCCGTAGTGCCCGATTCGGAGATCAAGAAGTCTGTGTTCATCTCGCAGTCCAGCGATGTGTTCACCAACCTCGCTCTGGAGGATTGGCTGTACAAAAACTTTGACTTCAGCCGCCAccatgtgctgctgctgtgggcCAACGATCCGTGCGTGGTCATTGGTCGCCACCAGAATCCCTTCACCGAGGCCAATGTTTCGCGGCTGGTGGAACGCGGCATTACACTTGCTCGCCGCAATAGTGGCGGTGGAGCGGTGTACCATGATCTTGGGAACCTCAACTGCACCTTTTTCTCGCCCCGAGAGCGCTACGATCGCAAGTACAACCTGAACATCGTGACCAGGGCCTTGTTCCGCGAGTGGGCCATCAAGGCGGAGATAAATGAGCGCGACGACATTGTAGTGATGAATAAGAAG ATTTCCGGTACTGCGGCCAAGCTGGGACACCCGAACTCGTACCATCATTGCACTATTCTGGCCAGCGCCAACAAATTGCACTTGGGCGAATCTCTGGTGCGGGAGCCGGTCAATTACATAAGCAAGGCCACGGCTTCGGTGCCGTCGCCCATCCGCAACCTGGTTGATGTCAATCGCACAGTGAACGTTGCACAGCTGCGCTCCGCCGTGGGCTACGAGTACTTGAGGACGGCTGCAACCACACTGGAAGACGGCGGCAGCAAACAGACGATGCAGCAGCGCGGCTTTCAGCTGGTCAATCCCACAGAGAAATGGTTCCCCGGCATTGAGGAACTGCGCTCCAACTACAGCTCTTGGGACTGGGTCATCGGCAAGACTCCCAAGTTCACCGTGCAGAAGGAACTGGAGGTGAAGGGCGATGAGCAGGACATGAAACTGAAACTAAGCGTGGAAGTGGAGGCg GGATTAATGAAGGAGATCGGCATCCAGCTGCCGCAGAGCGATCAGCTCGTCCCGGTGGTCACTCCGCTCCAGGGCAAGCCCTACAACGAGGAGAACCTGAACGGAATACTTGGCGCCCTTAAGCTCGTCAGCGCATCGAATGTGAAGCAGGCAATAAATGGATCAGCTTGA
- the LOC6609395 gene encoding tyrosine-protein kinase Shark, giving the protein MSRDCDPMKWYHGNLSREAADDLLKQGYEDGTFLVRESSTAAGDFVLSLLCQGEVCHYQVRRHGGEDAFFSIDDKVQTKILHGLDTLVDYYQQAANGLPTKLIVPLIRDLPPHNTRSHGVTNLLHRATSKNESKVVFELLKCGYRNFDAKNQDGQTALHLAALHSDEDILKHLLNAKVQVNSSDSFGCQPLHYAARSKPTSFIRTLISAQANVQGRNIDNGYVPLHEAAKHGNLEAVQELLLAEAPPLPRTSSGEFPFDLAKEAGQTAVEEFLLNYKLPPANTTRDQWYHGTLTRDEAVAILKKHAKELLAKQPEVDTSGCFLVRYSESPAASGLVLTLLSDQVVKNFRISQADLYQNGVKVQSGGSKFLYIDDGPYWPSVEHLIAHFMRFSYGLPVSLKYPVPPQPKPEVPSFATIPRSSVKPKATPPTPVSPHSHHQHSHVPALTITKKKQKENSSSMFNTLRLTSPKKSLFDMNSLRKSKSKGKRSESESTVSGSLARTEQELQAAAPMLKSLSFSTEFSTFNADGGAGAGEVYNVPRNNTPIEIDLPPIAQKTEAEVEYFTKSDVAIERERAGQWIANGYQPTVDVLSLLDQQIKAPAVARLNSVGPTASTESEMASYLHRKCSGTPSTPSATEVEAAKLRFFIEPDNLVLDREIGHGEFGSVHSGWLLRKSGAGEESRMEVAIKMLSDEHSNKQEFLREASVMMRLEHKCIVRLIGISKGEMLMMVQELAPLGSMLQYILDHGHEITANSELKVWASQIACGMHYLESQHFVHRDLAARNILLTARHQAKISDFGMSRSLRPGSTEYQFTQGGRWPIRWYAPESFNLGIFSHASDVWSFGVTIWEMFSLGAPPYGEISNVDAIKLVDSGERLPQPNLCPAYIYAVMQSCWKERPKDRPTFVYLTEFFARDPDYQNLPELVQTVHI; this is encoded by the exons ATGAGTCGCGATTGTGATCCCATGAAATGGTACCACGGCAACCTGTCCCGCGAGGCAGCCGACGATCTGCTCAAGCAGG GTTACGAGGACGGAACATTTCTGGTGCGCGAGAGCAGCACAGCGGCCGGGGACTTTGTGCTGAGCCTGCTCTGCCAGGGTGAGGTGTGTCACTACCAGGTGCGGCGACATGGTGGCGAAGACGCATTCTTCTCCATCGACGACAAGGTGCAGACGAAGATCCTGCACGGCCTGGACACGCTCGTGGACTACTATCAGCAGGCGGCCAATGGTCTGCCCACCAAGCTGATAGTGCCCTTGATCCGCGATCTGCCGCCGCACAACACTCGCAGCCACGGAGTGACCAATCTGCTGCATCGCGCCACAAGCAAAAACGAGAGCAAGGTGGTCTTCGAACTGCTCAAGTGCGGCTATCGGAATTTCGATGCCAAGAATCAGGATGGGCAGACGGCACTGCATCTGGCGGCCCTGCACTCGGACGAGGATATACTGAAGCACCTGTTGAATGCCAAGGTCCAGGTCAACAGCTCCGACTCCTTTGGCTGCCAGCCATTGCAC TACGCCGCTCGCTCCAAGCCGACCAGTTTCATACGCACACTCATCTCGGCACAGGCCAATGTCCAGGGCAGAAACATCGATAATGGCTATGTTCCGCTGCATGAGGCTGCCAAGCACGGCAACCTGGAGGCTGTGCAAGAGCTGCTCCTGGCTGAAGCTCCGCCGTTGCCAAGAACAAGTTCGGGTGAATTTCCATTCGATCTGGCCAAGGAAGCGGGCCAAACGGCAGTGGAGGAATTCCTGCTCAACTACAAGCTCCCACCGGCAAATACCACAAGAGATCAGTGGTACCATGGCACTCTGACCAGAGACGAGGCCGTAGCCATACTAAAAAAACATGCCAAGGAGTTATTAGCCAAACAACCGGAAGTGGATACCTCCGGTTGCTTTCTGGTTCGCTATTCCGAATCGCCGGCGGCCTCGGGATTGGTTCTAACGTTGCTTAGTGATCAGGTGGTCAAGAATTTTCGTATTTCGCAAGCGGATCTCTATCAGAATGGTGTCAAGGTGCAGTCCGGCGGG TCCAAGTTTCTGTACATTGATGACGGTCCCTACTGGCCAAGCGTGGAACATCTAATAGCCCACTTCATGCGCTTCTCTTACGGGTTGCCAGTGAGCCTCAAGTATCCGGTTCCGCCACAGCCCAAGCCAGAGGTGCCCTCGTTTGCCACAATACCTCGATCATCGGTGAAGCCAAAAGCTACCCCGCCCACTCCAGTATCGCCACATTCGCATCATCAACACTCGCACGTTCCCGCCCTGACCATAACGAAAAAAAAGCAGAAGGAGAACAGTAGCTCAATGTTCAACACTCTGCGACTGACGAGTCCGAAGAAATCGCTGTTCGACATGAACAGCCTGCGCAAAAGCAAGTCCAAGGGCAAACGCAGTGAGTCCGAGAGCACTGTTAGTGGTTCTCTGGCCAGAACGGAGCAGGAGCTGCAGGCAGCGGCACCCATGCTGAAGAGCCTGTCGTTCTCGACGGAGTTCTCAACGTTTAACGCGGATGGCGGAGCTGGTGCTGGCGAAGTGTACAACGTGCCCAGGAACAACACGCCCATTGAGATTGACCTGCCACCGATTGCCCAAAAGACTGAAGCCGAAGTTGAGTACTTCACGAAGAGTGATGTGGCCATAGAGCGCGAGCGAGCAGGCCAGTGGATTGCCAACGGTTACCAGCCCACAGTGGACGTGCTCTCCCTGTTGGATCAGCAGATCAAGGCGCCCGCCGTGGCACGACTAAACTCGGTTGGTCCGACCGCATCGACGGAAAGTGAGATGGCCAGCTATCTGCATCGCAAGTGCAGCGGTACGCCCAGCACACCAAGCGCCACTGAGGTGGAGGCCGCCAAGCTGAGGTTCTTTATTGAACCAGATAATCTAGTGCTGGATAGAGAGATCGGGCACGGGGAATTCGGTTCAGTGCACAGTGGATGGCTGCTGAGGAAGAGTGGTGCTGGCGAGGAATCCCGCATGGAGGTGGCCATTAAGATGCTTAGCGACGAGCACAGCAACAAGCAGGAGTTCCTGCGCGAAGCATCAGTTATGATGCGGCTGGAGCACAAGTGTATTGTGCGATTGATTGGCATTTCGAAGGGTGAAATGCTCATGATGGTTCAGGAGCTAGCTCCGCTCGGCTCCATGCTGCAGTACATACTGGATCATGGTCATGAGATCACGGCCAATTCGGAGCTGAAAGTTTGGGCGTCACAGATTGCGTGTG GCATGCATTATCTGGAATCTCAGCATTTTGTGCACCGCGATCTGGCCGCCAGAAATATATTGCTGACCGCACGCCACCAGGCGAAGATCAGTGACTTCGGCATGTCGCGATCCCTGAGGCCCGGTAGCACGGAATACCAATTCACCCAGGGCGGACGTTGGCCCATTCGCTGGTACGCACCGGAAAGCTTCAACCTGGGCATCTTCTCGCACGCCAGTGATGTGTGGTCTTTTGGCGTGACCATCTGGGAGATGTTTTCCTTGGGCGCACCGCCATATGGGGAAATATCTAATGTCGATGCCATCAAGTTGGTGGACAGTGGCGAACGCCTGCCGCAGCCCAATCTCTGTCCAGCTTACATCTATGCCGTGATGCAGAGCTGCTGGAAGGAACGACCCAAGGATCGGCCGACCTTCGTCTATCTCACCGAGTTTTTCGCCCGCGATCCTGATTACCAAAACCTGCCGGAATTGGTGCAAACGGTTCACATTTAA